The Primulina huaijiensis isolate GDHJ02 chromosome 12, ASM1229523v2, whole genome shotgun sequence genome has a window encoding:
- the LOC140990573 gene encoding nucleobase-ascorbate transporter 6-like isoform X1: MAGGGAAAPPPKQDELIPHPVKDQLPGVSYCITSPPPWPEAILLGFQHYIVMLGTTVLIPSFLAPQMGGGKEEKAQMIQTLQFVAGLNTLAQILLGTRLPAVIGGSYTYIPATLSIVLAGRYSEILEPVERFKRIMRGIQGAMIVASTLQIVIGFSGLWRNVTRFLSPLSTVPLVALSGFGLYELGFPLVAKCVEIGLPQLILLVIFSQCLPHLMKGGKHVFTRFAVLFSVILVWIYAHLLTIGGAYKNAAPTTQLSCRTDRAGIISGAPWIRVPYPFQWGAPTFHAGEAFAMMATSFVTLVESTGAFIAVSRYASATPMPHSVLSRGVGWQVIGIIVIYFAFIDTAKITKEYEFYGYLSYFGYKITKWTVRFQGIGILFSGIFGTGNGSSVSIENAGLLGLTRVGSRRVVQVSAVFMIFFSVLGKFGAVFASIPAPIVAALYCILFAYVGVGGLGFLQFCNMNAFRTKFILAFSIFMGLSIPQYFNEYRSVKGYGPIHSSAKWFNDMINVPFSSEPFVAGVLALILDVTLPPKDGTTRKDRGMHWWDRFHSYKTDTRSEEFYSLPCNLNKFFPSV, translated from the exons ATGGCAGGAGGCGGAGCAGCTGCACCACCACCAAAACAAGATGAGTTGATACCACATCCAGTCAAAGATCAGCTCCCCGGTGTTTCTTACTGCATTACAAGCCCACCTCCATGGC CTGAGGCAATACTGCTTGGTTTCCAGCACTACATTGTGATGCTTGGTACTACGGTTCTCATACCCTCCTTTCTGGCTCCTCAAATGGGAGGAGGAAag GAAGAGAAGGCTCAAATGATTCAGACACTACAATTTGTTGCTGGATTGAACACGCTAGCTCAGATATTACTCGGGACTCGACTGCCAGCTGTGATCGGAGGTTCTTATACATATATCCCCGCAACTTTGTCAATTGTCTTGGCTGGTCGATATAGTGAAATTTTGGAACCTGTAGAG AGATTCAAGAGGATTATGAGAGGAATTCAGGGGGCTATGATTGTAGCTTCCACTCTTCAGATAGTTATCGGCTTCAGTGGCCTTTGGAGAAACGTTACTAG GTTCTTGAGTCCACTTTCTACAGTTCCACTGGTAGCTCTCAGTGGATTTGGGCTTTATGAGCTTGGTTTTCCTCTG GTAGCAAAATGTGTGGAGATTGGATTGCCTCAGCTTATCTTACTAGTGATCTTTTCGCAA TGCTTACCTCATCTGATGAAAGGTGGAAAACACGTCTTTACTCGTTTTGCTGTGCTATTCTCGGTCATTTTAGTGTGGATTTATGCTCATTTACTGACCATTGGTGGAGCATACAAAAATGCCGCACCAACAACTCAATTAAGCTGTAGAACTGACCGTGCTGGAATCATAAGTGGCGCTCCTTG GATCAGAGTTCCTTATCCATTTCAATGGGGAGCTCCTACTTTCCATGCTGGAGAAGCATTCGCCATGATGGCGACTTCATTTGTTACCCTTGTTGAG TCCACTGGTGCTTTCATTGCTGTGTCAAGGTATGCCAGTGCAACTCCTATGCCGCATTCTGTTCTCAGCCGAGGGGTTGGCTGGCAGGTAATTGGGATTATAGTCATTTACTTTGCATTCATAGACACGGCCAAAATCACAAAAGAATATGAATTCTATGGTTATTTGAGTTATTTTGGTTACAAAATTACAAAATGGACTGTCCGTTTTCAGGGTATCGGCATATTGTTTTCTGGAATTTTTGGAACTGGAAACGGATCATCTGTTTCTAT TGAAAATGCCGGTTTGCTCGGGTTGACACGAGTTGGAAGCCGAAGAGTTGTACAAGTTtctgctgtttttatgatattcttTTCAGTACTAG GCAAATTCGGAGCTGTCTTTGCTTCAATTCCGGCTCCAATCGTTGCTGCGTTGTATTGCATTCTGTTTGCCTATGTTG GGGTAGGAGGTCTCGGTTTCCTACAATTCTGCAACATGAATGCCTTCAGAACAAAGTTCATTCTTGCATTCTCAATCTTCATGGGATTATCCATACCGCAATATTTCAACGAGTACAGGTCTGTAAAGGGCTATGGCCCAATCCATTCCTCAGCAAAATGG TTCAACGATATGATCAACGTTCCTTTCTCGTCCGAACCATTCGTTGCTGGAGTTTTGGCCCTGATTTTGGATGTCACGTTGCCTCCGAAAGACGGCACGACGAGGAAAGATAGAGGCATGCATTGGTGGGATAGGTTCCATTCATATAAAACTGATACAAGAAGTGAAGAGTTCTATTCCTTGCCTTGCAATCTCAACAAATTCTTCCCATCTGTGTAG
- the LOC140990573 gene encoding nucleobase-ascorbate transporter 7-like isoform X2: MAGGGAAAPPPKQDELIPHPVKDQLPGVSYCITSPPPWPEAILLGFQHYIVMLGTTVLIPSFLAPQMGGGKEEKAQMIQTLQFVAGLNTLAQILLGTRLPAVIGGSYTYIPATLSIVLAGRYSEILEPVERFKRIMRGIQGAMIVASTLQIVIGFSGLWRNVTRFLSPLSTVPLVALSGFGLYELGFPLVAKCVEIGLPQLILLVIFSQCLPHLMKGGKHVFTRFAVLFSVILVWIYAHLLTIGGAYKNAAPTTQLSCRTDRAGIISGAPWIRVPYPFQWGAPTFHAGEAFAMMATSFVTLVESTGAFIAVSRYASATPMPHSVLSRGVGWQGIGILFSGIFGTGNGSSVSIENAGLLGLTRVGSRRVVQVSAVFMIFFSVLGKFGAVFASIPAPIVAALYCILFAYVGVGGLGFLQFCNMNAFRTKFILAFSIFMGLSIPQYFNEYRSVKGYGPIHSSAKWFNDMINVPFSSEPFVAGVLALILDVTLPPKDGTTRKDRGMHWWDRFHSYKTDTRSEEFYSLPCNLNKFFPSV; the protein is encoded by the exons ATGGCAGGAGGCGGAGCAGCTGCACCACCACCAAAACAAGATGAGTTGATACCACATCCAGTCAAAGATCAGCTCCCCGGTGTTTCTTACTGCATTACAAGCCCACCTCCATGGC CTGAGGCAATACTGCTTGGTTTCCAGCACTACATTGTGATGCTTGGTACTACGGTTCTCATACCCTCCTTTCTGGCTCCTCAAATGGGAGGAGGAAag GAAGAGAAGGCTCAAATGATTCAGACACTACAATTTGTTGCTGGATTGAACACGCTAGCTCAGATATTACTCGGGACTCGACTGCCAGCTGTGATCGGAGGTTCTTATACATATATCCCCGCAACTTTGTCAATTGTCTTGGCTGGTCGATATAGTGAAATTTTGGAACCTGTAGAG AGATTCAAGAGGATTATGAGAGGAATTCAGGGGGCTATGATTGTAGCTTCCACTCTTCAGATAGTTATCGGCTTCAGTGGCCTTTGGAGAAACGTTACTAG GTTCTTGAGTCCACTTTCTACAGTTCCACTGGTAGCTCTCAGTGGATTTGGGCTTTATGAGCTTGGTTTTCCTCTG GTAGCAAAATGTGTGGAGATTGGATTGCCTCAGCTTATCTTACTAGTGATCTTTTCGCAA TGCTTACCTCATCTGATGAAAGGTGGAAAACACGTCTTTACTCGTTTTGCTGTGCTATTCTCGGTCATTTTAGTGTGGATTTATGCTCATTTACTGACCATTGGTGGAGCATACAAAAATGCCGCACCAACAACTCAATTAAGCTGTAGAACTGACCGTGCTGGAATCATAAGTGGCGCTCCTTG GATCAGAGTTCCTTATCCATTTCAATGGGGAGCTCCTACTTTCCATGCTGGAGAAGCATTCGCCATGATGGCGACTTCATTTGTTACCCTTGTTGAG TCCACTGGTGCTTTCATTGCTGTGTCAAGGTATGCCAGTGCAACTCCTATGCCGCATTCTGTTCTCAGCCGAGGGGTTGGCTGGCAG GGTATCGGCATATTGTTTTCTGGAATTTTTGGAACTGGAAACGGATCATCTGTTTCTAT TGAAAATGCCGGTTTGCTCGGGTTGACACGAGTTGGAAGCCGAAGAGTTGTACAAGTTtctgctgtttttatgatattcttTTCAGTACTAG GCAAATTCGGAGCTGTCTTTGCTTCAATTCCGGCTCCAATCGTTGCTGCGTTGTATTGCATTCTGTTTGCCTATGTTG GGGTAGGAGGTCTCGGTTTCCTACAATTCTGCAACATGAATGCCTTCAGAACAAAGTTCATTCTTGCATTCTCAATCTTCATGGGATTATCCATACCGCAATATTTCAACGAGTACAGGTCTGTAAAGGGCTATGGCCCAATCCATTCCTCAGCAAAATGG TTCAACGATATGATCAACGTTCCTTTCTCGTCCGAACCATTCGTTGCTGGAGTTTTGGCCCTGATTTTGGATGTCACGTTGCCTCCGAAAGACGGCACGACGAGGAAAGATAGAGGCATGCATTGGTGGGATAGGTTCCATTCATATAAAACTGATACAAGAAGTGAAGAGTTCTATTCCTTGCCTTGCAATCTCAACAAATTCTTCCCATCTGTGTAG